In Rhodovulum sulfidophilum DSM 1374, the following are encoded in one genomic region:
- the rpsD gene encoding 30S ribosomal protein S4, protein MTKRTSAKYKIDRRMGENIWGRAKSPVNRREYGPGQHGQRRKGKLSDFGIQLRAKQKLKGYYGDMTEKQFRRIFAEAERQRGDTGELLVGLLERRLDTVVYRAKFVPTIFAARQFVNHGHVTVNGQRVNIPSYRVKEGDVIEVREKSKQMTALLEAVQLAERDVPDYIEADHSKMTATFVRIPGLGDVPYPVVMEPNLVIEFYAQN, encoded by the coding sequence GTGACCAAACGCACGTCTGCCAAGTACAAGATCGACCGCCGCATGGGCGAAAACATCTGGGGCCGCGCCAAGTCCCCGGTGAACCGCCGCGAATACGGCCCCGGCCAGCACGGTCAGCGCCGCAAGGGCAAGCTGTCCGACTTCGGGATCCAGCTGCGCGCCAAGCAGAAGCTGAAAGGCTACTATGGCGACATGACCGAGAAACAGTTCCGCCGCATCTTCGCCGAGGCCGAGCGTCAGCGCGGCGATACCGGCGAGCTGCTTGTCGGCCTGCTGGAACGCCGCCTCGACACCGTGGTCTACCGCGCCAAGTTCGTGCCGACCATCTTCGCCGCCCGCCAGTTCGTGAACCACGGCCATGTCACCGTGAACGGTCAGCGCGTCAACATCCCGTCCTACCGGGTCAAGGAAGGCGACGTCATCGAGGTCCGCGAGAAGTCCAAGCAGATGACCGCGCTGCTCGAAGCGGTGCAGCTCGCCGAGCGTGACGTTCCCGATTACATCGAGGCCGACCATTCCAAGATGACCGCCACCTTCGTGCGCATCCCGGGTCTCGGAGACGTGCCCTACCCGGTCGTCATGGAACCCAACCTCGTCATCGAATTCTACGCGCAGAACTAA
- a CDS encoding TIGR00645 family protein: MADKPTAELVFERGLFASRWLMAPMYLGLVVSLAMLVVVFLREIAYYAPQVLTMSSETAILAVLTLIDLTLAANLLLIVLFSGYENFVSKLDIGDHSDRPDWMGTVDFSGLKMKLIASIVAISGIHLLKRFMEIGQAKADAVYGNNELFWLVLIHMVFVLSGVLLAAMDWLSARAKRT; the protein is encoded by the coding sequence ATGGCCGACAAACCCACTGCCGAACTGGTCTTCGAGCGCGGGCTCTTCGCCTCGCGCTGGCTGATGGCGCCGATGTATCTGGGGCTCGTGGTGTCACTGGCGATGCTGGTCGTCGTGTTCCTGCGCGAGATCGCCTATTACGCGCCGCAGGTGCTGACGATGTCGAGCGAGACCGCTATCTTGGCGGTGCTGACCCTGATCGACCTCACGCTGGCGGCCAACCTGCTGTTGATCGTGCTGTTCTCGGGCTACGAGAACTTCGTCTCGAAGCTTGATATCGGCGATCACAGCGACCGCCCCGACTGGATGGGCACGGTCGACTTCTCGGGTCTCAAGATGAAGCTGATCGCCTCGATCGTGGCGATTTCGGGAATTCACCTGCTGAAACGCTTCATGGAGATCGGTCAGGCCAAGGCCGATGCGGTCTATGGCAATAACGAGCTGTTCTGGCTGGTGCTGATCCATATGGTCTTCGTGCTGTCGGGCGTGCTGCTTGCGGCGATGGACTGGCTGTCGGCCCGCGCCAAGAGGACCTGA
- the hisC gene encoding histidinol-phosphate transaminase, giving the protein MTRIPPQPGILEIALYQGGQSKIEGMTDVVKLSSNENPFGTSEKAKAAFSRCVHSLHRYPSTDHAELRAAIGEQHGLDPERVICGVGSDEIIAFLCQAYAGPGDEVIHTRHGFAMYRISALAAGATPVEVDEVERTVDVDAILAGVTDRTRIVFLANPGNPTGTMIPEAETRRLAESLPESVVLVLDAAYAEYVEGFDGGRALVDRHHNVVMTRTFSKIYGLGGLRVGWAYAAPEVIGVLNRVRSPFNLGQAQLETAEAAVRDQAFVTRCRAENIRLAAWLVEALNEAGVPTDPTFSNFVLPRFADAAEAEACDAYLKSQGLIVRRVGGYKLPHALRITVGDEAACRRVAHAVRAFKEGAR; this is encoded by the coding sequence ATGACCAGGATCCCCCCCCAACCCGGAATTCTCGAGATCGCCCTCTATCAGGGCGGGCAGTCGAAGATCGAAGGGATGACAGATGTCGTCAAGCTGTCGTCGAACGAGAACCCGTTCGGCACCTCCGAGAAGGCGAAAGCGGCCTTCTCGCGCTGCGTGCACAGCCTGCATCGCTATCCCTCGACCGACCATGCCGAGCTGCGTGCCGCCATCGGCGAACAGCACGGGCTCGACCCCGAACGGGTGATCTGCGGCGTCGGTTCGGACGAGATCATCGCCTTTCTCTGCCAGGCCTATGCCGGTCCCGGCGACGAGGTGATCCATACCCGGCACGGCTTCGCCATGTACCGGATCTCGGCGCTGGCGGCGGGCGCGACCCCTGTCGAGGTCGATGAGGTCGAGCGTACCGTCGATGTCGACGCGATCCTTGCCGGGGTCACCGACCGGACCCGGATCGTGTTCCTGGCCAATCCCGGCAACCCGACCGGCACCATGATCCCCGAGGCCGAGACCCGGCGGCTGGCCGAAAGCCTGCCCGAGAGCGTGGTCCTGGTGCTTGACGCGGCCTATGCCGAATATGTCGAGGGTTTCGATGGCGGCCGCGCGCTGGTCGATCGTCACCATAACGTGGTGATGACCCGGACCTTCTCGAAGATCTACGGTCTGGGCGGGTTGCGGGTCGGCTGGGCCTATGCCGCGCCCGAGGTGATCGGCGTTCTGAACCGGGTCCGCAGCCCCTTCAACCTGGGTCAGGCCCAGCTCGAGACCGCCGAGGCGGCGGTGCGCGATCAGGCCTTCGTTACCCGCTGCCGGGCCGAGAACATCCGGCTCGCGGCCTGGCTGGTCGAGGCGCTGAACGAGGCCGGCGTGCCGACCGATCCGACCTTTTCCAACTTCGTGCTGCCGCGCTTTGCCGATGCCGCCGAGGCCGAGGCCTGCGATGCCTATCTCAAGTCTCAGGGGCTGATCGTGCGCCGGGTCGGCGGCTACAAGCTGCCCCATGCGCTGCGCATCACCGTGGGCGACGAGGCCGCCTGCCGCCGGGTGGCCCATGCCGTGCGGGCCTTCAAGGAGGGGGCGCGGTGA
- a CDS encoding prephenate/arogenate dehydrogenase family protein gives MKSPLYDRVALIGLGLIAGSMALAMRRAGLAGEIVGTARSAETRAVAAEIGLVDRVVETAAEAAEGADLVVLAVPVGAMGAVAAEIAPHLAPGATLTDVGSVKRAVIETVAPHVPEGVHFIPAHPLAGTEHSGPRSGFAELFDNRWSLIVPVPGTDPAATARLKRFWEGMGANVEEMDPDHHDLVLAVTSHVPHLIAYTMVGVADDLRRVTDGEVIKYSAAGFRDFTRIAASDPTMWRDVFLTNKEATLEILGRFTEELFALQRAIRTGQGEELFDYFTRTRAIRRGIIEAGQDTEAPDFGRGGKART, from the coding sequence GTGAAAAGCCCGCTCTACGACCGGGTCGCGCTGATCGGGCTGGGCCTGATCGCGGGCTCGATGGCGCTGGCAATGCGCCGGGCGGGGCTGGCGGGCGAGATCGTCGGCACCGCCCGTTCGGCCGAGACCCGGGCCGTTGCCGCCGAGATCGGCCTTGTCGACCGGGTGGTCGAGACCGCGGCCGAGGCCGCTGAGGGCGCCGATCTGGTGGTGCTGGCGGTGCCGGTCGGGGCGATGGGCGCGGTCGCGGCCGAGATCGCGCCGCATCTGGCCCCGGGCGCGACCCTGACCGATGTCGGCTCGGTCAAGCGCGCGGTGATCGAGACGGTCGCGCCGCATGTGCCAGAGGGCGTCCATTTCATTCCCGCCCACCCGCTGGCGGGGACCGAGCATTCGGGCCCCCGCTCGGGCTTTGCCGAGCTGTTCGACAACCGCTGGAGCCTGATCGTGCCGGTGCCGGGCACCGATCCGGCCGCGACCGCTCGGCTGAAACGGTTCTGGGAGGGGATGGGCGCCAATGTCGAGGAGATGGATCCCGACCACCACGACCTGGTGCTGGCGGTGACCTCGCATGTGCCGCACCTCATCGCCTATACCATGGTCGGCGTCGCCGACGACCTGCGCCGGGTGACCGATGGCGAGGTCATCAAGTATTCGGCCGCGGGCTTTCGCGATTTCACCCGGATCGCGGCCTCGGACCCGACCATGTGGCGCGACGTGTTCCTGACCAACAAGGAAGCCACGCTGGAAATTCTCGGCCGCTTCACCGAAGAGCTGTTCGCGCTTCAGCGGGCGATCCGGACCGGGCAGGGCGAGGAGCTTTTCGATTATTTCACCCGGACCCGCGCCATTCGCCGCGGCATCATCGAGGCCGGCCAGGATACCGAGGCGCCCGATTTCGGCCGCGGTGGCAAGGCCCGGACCTGA
- a CDS encoding extensin family protein produces MRRAGLVLALVLVAGTGSAASFDSIPRPKPRPALAWGALPAEAVAVRPEARPATVLARVMNGPRRARSEAAAGRGLDRSLRPVPRPSDLLAKLAAAGPRSQPSAVSTPRRGVVCGDPAITGEMIAPIVARVAGCGVARPVRVSAVDGVALSQPVTVDCATARALRSWVSNGIKPAVGRRGGGVASLRVFAHYVCRTRNNRKGAKISEHGRGHAVDIGAVTLRNGTSLTVLGGWKDPAQGRVLKQIHRAACGPFGTVLGPGADRFHQDHIHVDTARYRGGAYCR; encoded by the coding sequence ATGCGGCGAGCGGGCCTCGTTCTCGCGCTGGTTCTGGTCGCGGGAACGGGGAGTGCCGCCAGTTTCGACAGCATCCCGCGCCCGAAGCCGCGCCCGGCACTTGCCTGGGGCGCGCTCCCGGCAGAGGCGGTGGCGGTCCGGCCCGAGGCACGGCCCGCGACCGTCCTCGCCCGGGTGATGAATGGTCCCCGTCGCGCCCGCTCCGAGGCGGCGGCCGGTCGGGGGCTCGACCGCTCGCTCCGGCCCGTGCCGCGGCCCTCAGATCTGCTGGCCAAGCTTGCGGCGGCGGGCCCGCGCAGCCAGCCCTCTGCGGTATCGACCCCGCGCCGGGGCGTGGTCTGCGGCGATCCGGCGATCACGGGCGAGATGATCGCGCCGATCGTGGCCCGGGTCGCGGGCTGCGGGGTTGCGCGGCCGGTACGGGTGAGCGCGGTCGACGGCGTCGCGCTGAGCCAGCCCGTCACCGTCGATTGCGCAACGGCACGGGCGCTGAGATCCTGGGTCAGCAACGGCATCAAGCCCGCGGTGGGCCGACGCGGAGGCGGGGTCGCGTCGTTGAGGGTCTTCGCCCATTACGTCTGCCGTACGCGCAACAACCGGAAGGGCGCGAAGATCTCCGAGCATGGCCGCGGTCATGCGGTCGATATCGGCGCGGTGACGCTGCGCAACGGCACATCGCTGACCGTGCTCGGGGGCTGGAAGGACCCGGCTCAGGGCCGGGTGCTGAAGCAGATCCACCGCGCCGCTTGCGGGCCCTTCGGCACCGTGCTGGGGCCGGGCGCGGACCGGTTCCATCAGGACCATATCCATGTCGACACGGCGCGCTATCGCGGCGGCGCCTATTGCCGCTGA
- a CDS encoding DUF2125 domain-containing protein — translation MRFLLSLALLAALAWSGYWALAARGIERGLAGWLDTRRAEGWAADAGRIDVTGFPTRFDSRIEDLSLADPGTGLAWSMPEFSFSAQSHRPQRILARWPETQQIATPLERIAVTAETMTGTLAFRPGLAFELASARLSVGAFGLVSDRGRRASMDGAEIAIKAVADRPGAQHLRLSASGMRPPAGLVATLDPAGLLPPLFQRVSFEAVAVFDAPWDRRAIEERRPQVRRVEIARLDAQWGDLALQAAGSFDVDAEGQPSGRLTLRATNWREMIAIARSSGQLPAPLADRLEDALGLLAGLSGRPEMLDVPLRFALGQTWLGPVPLGPAPNFRLR, via the coding sequence ATGCGGTTTTTGCTGTCTCTGGCGCTGCTGGCCGCGCTGGCCTGGTCGGGCTACTGGGCGCTGGCCGCGCGCGGGATCGAGCGCGGGCTGGCGGGCTGGCTCGACACCCGCCGCGCCGAGGGCTGGGCCGCCGATGCCGGGCGGATCGACGTGACCGGCTTTCCCACCCGGTTCGACAGCCGGATCGAGGACCTGAGCCTGGCCGATCCGGGCACCGGGCTGGCCTGGTCGATGCCGGAATTCAGCTTTTCCGCACAAAGCCACCGCCCGCAGCGCATATTGGCGCGCTGGCCCGAGACCCAGCAGATCGCCACCCCTCTCGAGCGGATCGCGGTCACGGCCGAGACGATGACCGGCACCCTGGCCTTCCGGCCCGGACTGGCCTTCGAGCTGGCCTCGGCGAGGCTTTCGGTGGGCGCCTTCGGGCTTGTCTCGGATCGCGGCCGGCGGGCCTCGATGGATGGCGCCGAGATCGCGATCAAGGCCGTCGCGGACCGGCCCGGGGCCCAGCATCTGCGGCTGTCGGCCAGCGGGATGCGCCCGCCCGCGGGGCTTGTCGCCACGCTCGACCCGGCGGGCCTGTTGCCGCCCCTGTTCCAGCGGGTCTCGTTCGAGGCGGTGGCCGTCTTCGACGCGCCCTGGGACCGGCGCGCGATCGAAGAGCGGCGGCCCCAGGTCCGCCGAGTCGAGATCGCGCGGCTCGACGCGCAATGGGGCGATCTGGCGCTGCAGGCGGCCGGCAGCTTCGATGTCGATGCCGAGGGCCAGCCCTCGGGCAGACTCACGCTCCGCGCCACCAACTGGCGCGAAATGATCGCCATCGCCCGCAGCTCGGGCCAGCTGCCCGCGCCGCTTGCCGACCGGCTCGAGGACGCGCTGGGCCTGCTGGCCGGGCTTTCGGGGCGTCCCGAAATGCTGGACGTGCCGCTGCGCTTTGCGCTGGGGCAGACCTGGCTCGGCCCGGTGCCGCTGGGCCCCGCCCCGAATTTCAGGCTGCGCTAG
- a CDS encoding gamma-glutamylcyclotransferase, translating to MQDGLWVFGYGSLLWKPGFEVAERRLARLEGWHRSFCMRSIHHRGSEAEPGLVLALDAAPGASCQGVALRAAPGTEAETLAALRERELISAAYFEVELDLVPAGGGTIRAVCYVIDPDHVQYCGGLPLEEQAQIIARSQGGMGPNDEYLFNTVAHLAELGLSDPDLDWLADRVRALKSD from the coding sequence ATGCAGGACGGCTTGTGGGTTTTCGGCTATGGATCGCTTCTTTGGAAGCCGGGCTTCGAGGTGGCCGAGCGGCGGCTCGCGCGGCTCGAGGGCTGGCATCGCAGCTTCTGCATGCGCTCGATCCACCATCGCGGCAGCGAGGCCGAGCCGGGGCTGGTACTGGCGCTCGACGCCGCGCCCGGGGCAAGTTGCCAGGGGGTGGCGCTGCGCGCCGCGCCGGGGACCGAGGCCGAGACGCTGGCGGCGCTGCGCGAACGCGAACTGATCTCGGCCGCCTATTTCGAGGTCGAGCTCGACCTGGTTCCGGCCGGGGGCGGCACGATCCGGGCGGTCTGCTATGTGATCGACCCCGATCATGTGCAATATTGCGGCGGGCTGCCGCTTGAGGAACAGGCGCAGATCATCGCCCGGTCGCAGGGCGGCATGGGGCCGAATGACGAATATCTGTTCAACACGGTCGCGCATCTGGCCGAGCTGGGCCTGTCCGACCCCGATCTCGACTGGCTTGCCGACAGGGTCAGAGCGCTGAAATCGGATTGA
- a CDS encoding biopolymer transporter ExbB: MDKTPREAEPQFSRPRRQVVLMTSACLFFATGAYVAYPQVAPVFLASPYLNGAIVFVFLFGVATCFLQVIQLGASVRWIEDFAGGIPGHGLTRAPKLLAPLAALLRKRSDKRMQINTASARTILDSVATRIEEQRDITRYLSSLLIFLGLLGTFYGLATVVPAVVDTIRSLAPRDGEGGVEVFGRLMVGLESQLGGMGTAFASSLLGLAGSLVVGLLELFAGHGQNRFYQELEDWLSSITRLGFSTGEGEGEGGGAEVGLLAATLDRLADQMEGLHTLFAESEGERVALESRVGTLVEAVNTLGSAMERQLDDTRAVTDALSRVAEGQARATAAIEARMGEEGALADAEARMRLRSIDVQLLRILEEISAGRQETVTDLRGDLAALGRTLSRLAPEGERWG; this comes from the coding sequence ATGGACAAGACCCCACGCGAGGCCGAGCCGCAATTTTCCCGACCGAGGCGGCAGGTCGTCTTGATGACGAGCGCCTGCCTGTTCTTCGCGACCGGGGCCTATGTGGCCTATCCGCAGGTGGCGCCGGTGTTTCTGGCCAGCCCCTATCTGAACGGGGCCATCGTCTTCGTCTTCCTGTTCGGTGTCGCGACCTGTTTCCTGCAGGTGATCCAGCTTGGTGCCTCGGTGCGCTGGATCGAGGATTTCGCCGGCGGCATTCCGGGCCATGGCCTGACCCGGGCACCGAAGCTTCTGGCGCCGCTTGCGGCATTGCTGCGCAAGCGCAGCGACAAGCGGATGCAGATCAACACCGCCTCGGCCCGTACCATCCTCGATTCCGTCGCGACCCGGATCGAGGAACAGCGCGACATCACCCGCTATCTGTCCAGCCTGCTGATCTTTCTGGGGCTTCTGGGCACGTTTTACGGGTTGGCGACGGTGGTGCCCGCGGTGGTGGATACCATCCGTTCGCTCGCGCCGCGCGATGGCGAGGGCGGGGTCGAGGTGTTCGGGCGGCTGATGGTCGGGCTCGAAAGCCAGCTTGGCGGCATGGGCACGGCCTTCGCCTCGTCGCTGCTGGGGCTGGCGGGCTCGCTGGTGGTGGGGCTGCTCGAGCTGTTCGCCGGTCATGGCCAGAACCGCTTCTATCAGGAGCTCGAGGACTGGCTGTCCTCGATCACCCGGCTCGGCTTCTCGACCGGCGAGGGCGAGGGCGAGGGCGGCGGCGCCGAGGTCGGGCTGCTGGCCGCCACGCTCGACCGGCTGGCCGATCAGATGGAGGGGCTGCACACGCTCTTTGCCGAATCCGAAGGCGAGCGGGTCGCGCTTGAAAGCCGGGTCGGTACGCTGGTCGAGGCGGTCAACACGCTCGGGTCCGCGATGGAGCGCCAGCTTGACGATACCCGCGCGGTGACCGATGCGCTGTCGCGGGTGGCCGAGGGGCAGGCCCGCGCCACCGCCGCGATCGAGGCGCGGATGGGCGAGGAGGGGGCGCTGGCCGATGCCGAGGCGCGGATGCGGCTGCGCTCGATAGATGTGCAGCTTCTGCGCATTCTCGAAGAGATTTCCGCCGGGCGTCAGGAGACGGTGACCGATCTTCGGGGCGATCTGGCGGCGCTGGGCCGGACATTGTCGCGGCTTGCGCCCGAGGGCGAGCGGTGGGGCTGA
- a CDS encoding peptidoglycan -binding protein, with product MALTRRSGGRFQAMIWPGFVDAMTALLLVLMFVLSIFMLVQEMLRETITGQESELTELNTELAALADALGMERRRASGLEEQVGELGAALTTARSDAEAQAALIASLTDRLSTREADLAAAETRIGDIEDRVARLVSERDAARARGETLEGELAELEGSRDRLEAALASTRQEVDAQAEAARLAAARREALEALVADLRARNTEAEAARATLEGQVESAEAALSQAEKDRLAEAAAAAALRDKLAGSEDELSAMSLALEQARQRAEETLTLLAAAEKAREQAATEAEGALSEADRRAALLAVANERLETEEAKSAESQRKVALLNRQMAALRGQLGELQGLLDDAQERDAAARVQIETLGSKLNAALARVASEQRERAKLEEAARRKAEEEAARLEAEKKTLEGYRSEFFGRMRALLAGREGVRIVGDRFVFSSEVLFETGKADLSGDGEAQIANVVAILRGVADEIPPDIDWILRIDGHTDDVPLARGADFADNWELSQARALSVVRYMIDDLGFPPDRLAAAGFGQYQPVAAGKSPEARAQNRRIELKLTER from the coding sequence ATGGCCCTGACGCGGCGCAGCGGCGGACGGTTCCAGGCCATGATCTGGCCGGGTTTCGTCGATGCGATGACGGCTCTGCTGCTGGTCCTGATGTTCGTGCTGTCGATCTTCATGCTGGTGCAGGAGATGCTGCGCGAGACCATCACCGGGCAGGAAAGCGAGCTGACCGAGCTGAATACCGAGCTTGCGGCCCTGGCCGATGCGCTGGGCATGGAGCGGCGCCGCGCCTCGGGGCTGGAAGAGCAGGTGGGCGAACTGGGGGCGGCGCTGACGACGGCACGTTCGGATGCCGAGGCGCAGGCGGCGCTGATCGCGTCTCTGACCGACCGGCTTTCGACGCGCGAGGCGGATCTGGCGGCGGCCGAGACCCGGATCGGCGATATCGAGGATCGCGTCGCCCGGCTTGTGAGCGAACGCGACGCGGCGCGGGCGCGCGGCGAGACGCTGGAAGGCGAGCTGGCCGAGCTTGAAGGCTCCCGCGACCGGCTGGAGGCGGCGCTGGCCTCGACCCGGCAGGAGGTCGATGCCCAGGCCGAGGCGGCGCGGCTGGCGGCGGCCCGGCGCGAGGCGCTGGAGGCGCTGGTGGCCGATCTGCGGGCCCGGAACACCGAGGCCGAGGCAGCGCGCGCGACGCTGGAGGGCCAGGTCGAGAGCGCGGAAGCCGCCTTGTCGCAGGCCGAGAAGGACCGTCTGGCCGAGGCGGCGGCGGCGGCCGCGCTGCGCGACAAGCTGGCAGGCTCGGAGGACGAGCTGAGCGCGATGAGCCTGGCGCTGGAACAGGCGCGGCAGCGGGCCGAGGAGACGCTGACCCTGCTGGCCGCGGCCGAGAAGGCGCGCGAGCAGGCCGCGACCGAGGCCGAGGGAGCCTTGTCCGAGGCCGACCGGCGCGCGGCGCTGCTGGCGGTGGCGAACGAGCGGCTTGAGACGGAAGAGGCGAAATCGGCCGAGAGCCAGCGCAAGGTGGCACTGCTGAACCGACAGATGGCGGCGCTGCGTGGCCAGCTGGGCGAGTTGCAGGGCCTGCTGGACGATGCACAGGAGCGCGACGCGGCGGCGCGGGTGCAGATCGAGACGCTGGGCAGCAAGCTGAATGCGGCACTGGCGCGGGTGGCCTCGGAACAGCGCGAACGCGCGAAGCTGGAAGAGGCGGCGCGGCGCAAGGCCGAGGAAGAGGCCGCAAGGCTCGAGGCCGAGAAGAAGACGCTGGAAGGCTACCGTTCCGAATTCTTCGGACGGATGCGGGCCTTGCTGGCCGGGCGCGAGGGCGTCCGGATCGTCGGCGACCGCTTCGTCTTTTCCTCCGAGGTTCTGTTCGAGACCGGCAAGGCCGATCTGTCGGGCGATGGCGAGGCGCAGATCGCCAATGTGGTGGCGATCCTGCGCGGGGTCGCGGACGAGATCCCGCCCGATATCGACTGGATCCTGCGTATCGACGGCCATACCGACGACGTGCCACTGGCCCGGGGCGCCGATTTTGCCGATAACTGGGAGCTGAGCCAGGCCCGCGCGCTGTCGGTGGTGCGCTACATGATCGACGATCTGGGCTTTCCGCCCGACCGGCTGGCGGCGGCGGGCTTCGGGCAGTACCAGCCGGTGGCGGCGGGCAAGAGCCCCGAGGCCCGGGCCCAGAACCGCCGGATCGAGCTGAAACTGACCGAACGCTGA